In the Malania oleifera isolate guangnan ecotype guangnan chromosome 1, ASM2987363v1, whole genome shotgun sequence genome, one interval contains:
- the LOC131147710 gene encoding agamous-like MADS-box protein AGL29: MERKVNLGRRKIKMNMIPEADARQVAFSRRRSGLFKKASELCTLCDAEAALIVFSPSGKAFSFGHPFVNSVIKKFLTQYPIPNVGEQQSAQAQFESSVRNLNKQYNDLLDQLAAEKKRGDMLKQMLRNQKACWWEAPIDELSLNELLTFKVLLEEVQKNVAEQGVGHLINASQTFLLGRKSVESNEHSVKE; encoded by the coding sequence ATGGAAAGAAAGGTGAATTTAGGTCGTAGAAAGATCAAAATGAATATGATCCCAGAGGCTGATGCTCGACAAGTTGCCTTCTCAAGGCGACGATCTGGCCTCTTCAAAAAGGCAAGTGAGCTTTGTACTTTATGTGATGCAGAGGCTGCACTAATTGTCTTCTCCCCAAGTGGCAAAGCTTTCTCGTTTGGCCACCCTTTTGTTAATTCAGTGATAAAAAAGTTTCTCACTCAATACCCTATACCAAATGTTGGTGAGCAACAGAGTGCACAAGCTCAGTTTGAGTCCTCTGTGCGTAACCTAAACAAACAATATAATGATTTGCTTGACCAGTTGGCAGCTGAGAAGAAGCGAGGAGATATGCTAAAGCAGATGTTGAGGAATCAAAAGGCTTGTTGGTGGGAGGCACCAATTGATGAGCTCAGCTTGAACGAGTTGTTGACGTTTAAAGTGTTATTGGAAGAAGTTCAGAAGAATGTTGCTGAACAAGGTGTTGGGCACTTAATAAATGCTTCCCAAACATTTCTTTTGGGTAGAAAATCTGTTGAATCTAATGAGCATTCTGTCAAAGAGTGA